A window from Chitinophaga filiformis encodes these proteins:
- a CDS encoding YdcF family protein, producing MQDEKTFQLAQKLWDYLCLHQDIKVSDCILVLGSHDTSVAERAADIFLEGFAPLVVFSGGFGYLTQDSWKVSEAETFAEIAIKKGVPESAIILERKSTNTGENVIFSMQLLKERHISPSSFILVHKPYMERRTYATFRNHFKEVPITVTSPQISMSDYLSRGTISYETFLDTLAGDLYRIKTYSSKGFQIPQEIPEDVWKAYTELVALGFDKRIN from the coding sequence ATGCAAGACGAAAAGACGTTTCAGCTGGCTCAGAAATTATGGGACTATCTATGCCTGCACCAGGATATCAAAGTATCGGATTGTATATTGGTATTGGGGAGTCATGATACCAGTGTTGCCGAAAGAGCTGCAGATATTTTCCTGGAAGGCTTCGCACCGCTGGTCGTATTCTCGGGCGGTTTCGGATACCTGACACAGGATAGCTGGAAAGTAAGCGAAGCTGAAACATTTGCGGAAATAGCGATAAAGAAAGGGGTGCCGGAATCTGCCATCATCCTCGAGCGTAAATCGACCAATACCGGGGAAAATGTTATTTTCAGTATGCAGTTACTGAAGGAGCGGCATATCAGTCCCTCGAGCTTTATACTGGTGCATAAACCTTATATGGAGCGGCGTACATACGCCACCTTCAGGAACCATTTTAAGGAAGTACCTATAACAGTAACATCTCCGCAAATATCAATGAGCGATTATTTATCGCGTGGCACTATTTCCTATGAAACATTTCTCGATACGCTGGCCGGTGATCTGTACAGGATAAAAACATACAGCAGTAAAGGATTCCAGATACCTCAGGAAATACCGGAAGATGTATGGAAGGCCTATACAGAACTTGTAGCATTAGGATTTGATAAGCGCATCAATTAG
- a CDS encoding NADP-dependent oxidoreductase yields MKAIIIREFGGTDKLEYTTVPEPVIKENEVLIKVHAIAINPVDVKTRAGKGMAGRMKDELPITLGWDVSGTVTAAGAGVTAFVVGDEVFGMVNFPGHGRAYAEYVAAPAAHLAKKPANVTHQQAAATTLAALTAYQGLFQQANLKKGQRVLVHAAAGGVGHFVVQLARHAGAYVIGTSSVANKDFVLGLGADEHVDYRNQRFEEVVNDVDLVFDGVGGELISRSISTVKPGGMIISIPTGVPAEIAETAKEKGVKAFFFLVESNGRDMEALAGLLEQDIIRPYVNHFDFSQMDIAHQQQETGSTRGRIVLTLP; encoded by the coding sequence ATGAAAGCGATTATCATCAGGGAATTTGGCGGAACAGACAAATTGGAATATACCACTGTTCCAGAACCGGTTATTAAAGAAAATGAAGTATTGATAAAGGTGCATGCAATTGCCATTAACCCGGTAGATGTAAAGACAAGAGCGGGGAAGGGGATGGCTGGCCGTATGAAAGATGAGTTGCCGATCACCCTGGGCTGGGATGTTTCGGGTACCGTAACAGCGGCAGGCGCTGGAGTGACAGCATTTGTAGTAGGAGACGAGGTATTTGGCATGGTGAATTTCCCCGGCCACGGCAGGGCTTATGCAGAGTATGTGGCAGCTCCTGCTGCTCACCTGGCGAAAAAGCCTGCTAATGTTACGCACCAGCAGGCAGCGGCCACCACGCTGGCCGCGCTGACAGCTTACCAGGGCTTGTTCCAGCAGGCCAACCTGAAAAAAGGCCAGCGGGTATTGGTGCATGCGGCGGCCGGCGGAGTGGGGCATTTTGTGGTACAGTTAGCCAGACATGCAGGCGCTTATGTAATAGGCACCTCCTCAGTCGCCAATAAGGATTTCGTATTGGGACTGGGCGCAGATGAGCATGTGGATTACCGGAACCAGCGCTTTGAAGAAGTTGTGAACGATGTGGACCTGGTATTTGACGGTGTAGGAGGGGAACTGATCAGCAGATCTATATCTACAGTTAAGCCGGGCGGAATGATCATCAGCATTCCCACCGGTGTGCCGGCAGAAATTGCTGAGACAGCAAAGGAAAAGGGGGTAAAGGCCTTCTTCTTCCTGGTTGAGTCCAATGGCCGTGATATGGAGGCCCTGGCAGGACTGCTGGAGCAGGATATTATCCGCCCATATGTCAACCATTTTGACTTTTCCCAGATGGATATCGCTCATCAGCAGCAGGAAACAGGTAGTACCCGGGGACGGATTGTGCTGACCCTTCCCTGA
- a CDS encoding AraC family transcriptional regulator has protein sequence MQVENSAQPFFITREELQEWNQRPHKHNFFELVYIEAGSGQQCINHSVIPYQQDNIFLLPPYDCHSFEITAPTTFIFIRFNSLFFRKDSMQMMDYTEWFQNLHYILSSYNRQPGDIVHSASDKNMLAHLIKGIYDEYTNKRGQSDSIIRGHMFALLNILRRNFEQTFKNDHPAGDKQISDILQYIQFNLFDNEKLRIEAIAGEFHLSATYVSEYFKKKTGETLKEYVLKSRVNVAQSRLKHSDQSAKEIAYELGFTDASHMAKVIKKYYPAGADSCSPLGV, from the coding sequence ATGCAGGTAGAAAATTCAGCTCAGCCTTTTTTCATTACAAGAGAGGAATTACAGGAATGGAACCAGCGGCCGCATAAGCATAATTTTTTTGAGCTTGTTTATATCGAAGCCGGTAGTGGTCAGCAATGTATCAATCATAGCGTAATTCCCTACCAGCAGGATAACATCTTCCTGTTGCCTCCTTACGACTGCCATTCGTTTGAGATAACAGCGCCGACCACTTTCATTTTTATCCGCTTCAATAGCTTGTTCTTCAGGAAGGATAGTATGCAGATGATGGATTACACGGAGTGGTTCCAGAACCTGCACTATATCTTGAGCAGCTACAACAGGCAGCCCGGAGATATTGTACACAGCGCTTCCGATAAGAATATGCTGGCCCATCTGATCAAGGGTATATATGATGAGTATACGAATAAACGCGGGCAGTCGGACTCTATCATACGCGGTCATATGTTTGCACTGCTTAACATTCTCCGGCGTAATTTTGAACAGACCTTCAAAAATGATCATCCGGCGGGAGACAAGCAGATAAGCGATATCCTGCAGTACATACAGTTCAATTTATTTGACAATGAGAAATTACGCATTGAAGCGATTGCCGGCGAATTTCATCTGTCTGCTACCTATGTAAGCGAGTACTTCAAGAAGAAGACAGGAGAGACCCTGAAGGAATATGTGCTGAAATCGAGGGTGAATGTGGCCCAGAGCCGGTTGAAACATTCCGATCAGAGTGCAAAGGAGATAGCTTATGAATTAGGATTTACAGATGCCAGCCATATGGCGAAGGTGATCAAGAAATATTATCCTGCAGGCGCAGATTCCTGCTCACCATTAGGTGTATGA
- a CDS encoding DUF4142 domain-containing protein, with translation MKNFVRLYSGLVVISFLFSCNSKAPDSVKSAKEVNAKRIETENRPDDSTAIVLTRDDADFLVNTASGVMLEAEMGQMAMDRSENQRVKDLGAMIVKDHKEAEARLKKLAAAKNVTLPTDISNHQQKQKENLLQKKGIEFDRSYVDLTVNDYNKDIKDFGKAAKYGTDPEIKSFASNSLPLLYTHLDSARSLQKEMKKRIDISTAVPK, from the coding sequence ATGAAAAATTTCGTCAGATTATATTCGGGTCTTGTAGTTATTTCCTTCCTTTTCAGTTGCAATAGCAAAGCTCCCGATAGTGTAAAGAGTGCCAAAGAGGTAAATGCCAAAAGGATCGAAACAGAGAACCGTCCGGACGATTCGACGGCTATTGTATTGACCAGGGATGATGCAGATTTCCTCGTTAATACAGCCAGTGGAGTAATGCTGGAAGCGGAAATGGGTCAGATGGCCATGGATAGATCCGAAAATCAGCGGGTAAAAGATCTGGGTGCGATGATCGTCAAAGATCATAAGGAAGCAGAAGCCCGGCTGAAGAAGCTGGCAGCCGCCAAGAATGTAACACTTCCAACAGACATTTCCAACCATCAGCAGAAGCAGAAGGAAAATCTGCTTCAAAAGAAAGGCATTGAGTTCGACAGGTCGTATGTAGACCTTACGGTGAATGACTATAACAAGGACATCAAAGATTTTGGAAAGGCTGCAAAGTATGGTACAGACCCGGAGATAAAATCCTTCGCCAGTAATAGTCTGCCACTGCTATACACACATCTTGACTCTGCAAGAAGTCTGCAGAAGGAGATGAAAAAGCGGATAGATATCAGTACGGCGGTGCCGAAGTAA
- a CDS encoding DoxX family protein — protein sequence MKKKILFVVCLLFGLMFINAGLNKFLNYMPPPKDMPEKMMEAMGAFMKITWLMPLIGIAEIVGGILFIIPKTRALGAIIILPVMVGIILTNITVAPSGLPIALTLLAINIWVIIENREKYLPMVS from the coding sequence ATGAAGAAAAAAATTCTATTTGTTGTCTGCCTGCTGTTTGGACTAATGTTCATCAACGCAGGATTAAACAAGTTCCTCAATTACATGCCGCCTCCGAAAGATATGCCTGAAAAAATGATGGAAGCAATGGGTGCGTTCATGAAGATCACCTGGTTAATGCCGCTTATCGGGATCGCGGAGATCGTAGGTGGCATCCTTTTCATTATTCCCAAAACCAGGGCTCTGGGCGCCATCATTATTCTGCCGGTAATGGTCGGGATCATTCTCACCAATATCACTGTAGCGCCGTCAGGATTGCCTATTGCACTGACATTACTGGCCATCAACATCTGGGTGATCATCGAGAACAGGGAAAAATATCTCCCGATGGTTAGCTAA